CGGATTCGACGACCAGACGATCTCGAGCTCGTCCTGCTTCACCTGGCCCTTGGCGATGGCGCTGGCGAGGATGCGGTCCGCCACGGATGCGGCATCGACCTTCTTGTTGGCCACGGCCAGGATGCTCGCGTCGTGCGAGCCCGAGAAGATGACGCGGCCGAAGAAGGTCTCGGGGTCGTAGCCGGCCTGCAGCAGGCCCGACTTGGGGAACAGGTGGCCGGACGCGGAGGTCGGGTCGACGAAGGCGAAGGTGCGGCCCTTCAGGTCGGCGGTCTTGGCGATGCCGCTGTCCTTGCGCGTGATGATCACGCTCTTGTAGGAGCTCTGGCCGGTCTTCTTGGTGACCGCAACCGCGAAGGCTTCCACGTCCGCGACCTGGTTGGCCAGCACATACGAGAACGGGCCGAGGTAGGCCACGTCGAGCTTCTTCGACCGCAGCGCTTCGATGACGCCGTTGTAGTCGGTCGCCACGAAGGGCTTGACCGGCATGCCCAGCTGCTGCTGGAGGCTGTCGAGGACCTGCCGGCTGCTCTCTATCATGGCCTGCGAGTCTTCGGCGGGGATCAGGCCGATGGTGAGCGGCTGCACGGCCAGGGCGGGCACGGCGGCGCCTGCGGAAAGTACCAGGGCAATCAGGCGGCGGCGCAGGCGAAAGAGGGTTTTCATGATGATTGGGACTCGTGTATGGGAATGGGAGGTTGCTCGGGAATACCTCAAGGCTAAGAACGCCGTATGACACCCGCATATCAAATCAATCACGGATTTGTCATGGTTCTATCGACACAATCTATGGATGTCCGCAGCCAGACTCCGCGCCTTTCTCGCCGTGGCCCAGCATGGAAGCTTCAGTGCGGCGGCGCGCGCCGTGGGCTTGAGCCAACCGACGCTGACCACCCAGGTACAGGCCCTGGAGCGCCAGCACAACGTGGTGCTCTTTCATCGGCAGGGCCACCGCATCGAGCTGACGGATGTCGGCGAGCGCCTTCTTCCCATTGCGCGCCAGATCGCGTCGCTGGAGCTGGATTCCTACAACCTGCTGCACGACAGCGGCGACCTGCAGTCCGGCGAGCTCAAGCTCGGAGCGGTCGGCCCCTTCCATGTGATCGAGATGGTCGATGCCTACCGCAAGCGCTATCCGCGCCTCGATGTTTCGATCCGCATGGGCAATTCGGCCTCCGTGTTCAAGGACCTCGAGGAATACGCGGTCGACATCGGCGTGCTTGCCCGGTTCCACGAAACTCCGGGCTTCAGTGCGACGCCGTATGCGCGGCATGCGCTGATACTGTTCGTTCATCACGAGCATCCGTTCGCCAACCGCGGCCAGATCCGGCTGGAAGAGCTGCATGGGCAACCGCTGCTGCAGCGAGAGAGTGGATCGAGCACCCGGCGCGTGCTCGACGAGGTGCTTCAGCGCGCGGGTATCCGGCCGAAGCTCGCCATGGAAATCGGAAGCCGCGAGGCGATCCGGGAGGCGGCCGCGCGCGGCATCGGCATCGGTGCAGTCTCCGAAGCGGAGTTCATTCCCGACGCTCGCCTGCGTATCGTCCGCATCGAGGGCGATCCTGCCGTGACGCAGACCTATCTCTACTGCCTCCAGATCCGGCGCGAAAGCCGTGTGCTGGCGTCCTTCTTCGACGTGGCGCTCAAGCTTCGCAAGGGCGTGTTCGATACGAAGCCATGACCCGGCAAGGCAGCATCAGCCGCGCAGCGGGCGGGCCTCGATGGCCTCGAAGAACGACGAGATGAGACGGCTGTCCCGTCGCTCGCGCAGGCAGCACACATGGATGTGCGTGGAGACGACATCGCCCTCTATGCGCACGGGCCTCAGGCGCGGATCGGGCACGTATTCGGACTGCGAAACCGTGCCGACGCCCAGGCCCCTGGCGACCGCTTCGCGTAGCGCTTCGCGACTCCCGATCTCCATCGCGATCTGAACGGCCACGCGCTGCCTGGCGAGCGCCTCTTCGAGCGCCTTGCGGGTGGTCGAGCCCGGCTCGCGCATCAGCATTGGTTGCCCCGACAGCTCTTTCAGCGTGATGGATTCGCGCCTCGCGAACGGATGGTCGACATGCACGAACACGATCACCGGGTAGCGCGCATAAAGCTGTATGTGGTAGCGCTCGTCAGGAAGCCAGCTCGCCACCACCGCCACATCGCTCACGTATTTGTCGAGCGCGCTCAGCACGAACTCGGAATTTCCGAGCGTGACGGAGAGCTTGATGCGGGGATGGAGCGCGTGATAGGCCTCGATCATCTCGGTGACATGAAAGGGGCCCACCGCTCCCACTTTCAGCGACCCGCGGTGCAGCTTGCCGCTTTCGTCCATCAGCGAGCTCATATCGCCTTCGAGCGCGATCATCCGCCTGGCCAGGGGCAGCATCTCCAGCCCCAGCGCGGACAACTCCACGCGCCGGCCGCGGCGATAGAACAGTTCGGCCCCATATTCGCGCTCCAGCATCTGGATCTGCGAATTGAGCGTGCTGTGGCTCATGCCCAGCGTGCGCGCGGCGGCGGTGAAGCCGCCGTCGTGCGCGACTGCGATGAATGCGCGTATCTGGTTGAGCGTCACTGCAACGTCTCCCGGGGCTTCTGGTCGCCTGAAGTCAAAGCACGCGATGATGCCCACCGATCATGATGGCCATGTGTAAGCCCCCTGCCCGTGCCGCGCGCTATACGGCGGCGACGCCCATGGCCGGATCGCTCACGCCGTCCTTGCCGGTCTCCAGGCGTCCAGCGAAACGCCGCTCGAAGCTGTCGCCCATGGTCAGCGTGAAGTCGTACCAGCTGTTGGTGCCCGCGAGCTTCCACGATGGCTCCATCTGCATGCCGGGCGCCACGGTGTAGGTCCACGGCCCGTCGGTGCGGTAGGCGTTGGAGCTCACCGTCACGGCCGCCGGCGCGTTGCCCATGTTCATGATCGTCAGGCGGATCTCGTTGCCGTCATGGTCGTAGCACACACGCACCTCCGGATTCGGTCCGCTCGACAGGGTGCTCAGGTCGCCCTTGAAATGCCGGTGGTAGCCGTTCGGCCCGAGCACCCAGAGGCTGTACTTGCCCGCGTTGTCCGCCACAGCCGCCCATGCATCGGAGATCATCTTTCCCGCTTCCACCGTGTACCGGCGGGGATAGCGCGAGAGGTTCAGCTCGTCGTAGACATGGAACACCGCACCCTGCGTGCCCGTGTTGCTGAACGTGAGCCATGCCTGTCCGTTGGCCAGGTCGACGTTGGCGCTCGTATGCAGGTGATACGGCAATGCGCGCGAGGGCCGCGCGGCGCGTGCCTGCGAAGGCAGCGGCACCGAGCCCACGGCGGGAACGGGCACGCCGGGCGACGCCACCTGCTGCGTGTACGTGGCGTCCGCCTGCGCCTTGGTCGGCGCCGTCACCAGCGCGGGCTTGGCCGCGTTCGGATTGCGGAAGTCGAAGCACGACATCAGGTCCCCGAACACGGTGCGGCGCCACGGGCTGATGTTGGTCTCGCGCACGCCGAAGCGCTGCTCCAGGAAGCGCAGCGTCGAGGTGTGGTCGAACACCTGTGAGTTGACCCAGCCGCCCACGCTCCACGGCGAGATCACGAGCATCGGCAGCCGTACACCGGCGCCGAAGGGCTTGCCGTCGGGCGTGCGCTGGCTCGAATCGCCGGGCGGCGCCGGCATCGTGTAGTACTCCTTGCCGATGTCGACCGTCGACTTGCCCTGATAGGTGCCGTCCGTATTGCGCCAGGGCGGTGCCGGCGGCGGCATGTGGTCGAAGAAGCAGTCGTTCTCGTCGAAGTTGACGATGAGCACGGTCTTGCTCCAGACATCCGGATTCGCGGTGAGCATGTCCAGCAGCGTCTGGATGTACCAGGCGCCCTGCTGCGGGACCGACATGCTCGGATGCTCGCTGTAGGCACCCGGCGCGACGATCCAGCTGACCTGCGGCAGCGTACCCGCGGCGATGTCGTCGGCCACGGCCTGCAGGTAGCCGCCGTCCGGCATGGTGTTGCCGAAGCCTTTGTACAGCGGCGACTGCGCCTCGAGCGCCGGTGAGTACGCCACGTTCGGCGAACCCTGCGCGCGCAGTTGCTCATCGACGGCGCGGTAGGAGGCGAATGCGACCAGCTGGTTGTTGTTGCTGTTGTTGCCAGGCCTGTTGTAGACCTTCCAGCTCACGCCGGCCGCTTGCAGCCGCTCCGGGTAGGTCGTCCATGTCAGGCCGTCTGTCGAGGGCCCCAGGCCGCCCCAGTTGGCGTTGGTGACGCAGGCCTGGCCCGCGACGTTCGCGCCGTTGGTGCCGCTCCACAGGAACATGCGGTTGGTGAAGGTGCCCGTGTGGATCGAGGTGTGGTACGCGTCGCAGATCGTGAATGCGTTGGCGAGCGCCCAATGGAACGGCAGGTCGGACTGCTGCAGATAGCCCATCGAGATCTTGGTGTTCTTGGCTTTAGGCCACGCCGCCATGCGTCCGCCGTCCCATGCCGATTGCTGATCGCCCCAGTCGTGCGCGCCGCCGACGCGCAGCGCATTGCCTTTGGTGGCGTCGAGATAGAACGGCTGCACCGCGTCGGCCGTGCCCTGCTGGATCCACACTGGCTTGCCCGTAGCCATCGGGATGGTGAAGCGGTCGCTGAAGCCGCGAACGCCGGGCATGGTGCCGTAGTAGTGGTCGAAGGAGCGGTTCTCCTGCATCAGGATGATGACGTGCTCCACGTCGTTGATGGTGCCCGTCGCGTTGTTGGCCGGAATGGCCAGTGCGCGCTGGATGGCGGGCGGGAACGGACCGAGTGCGGCGCTGGCCGCGGCGGCGCGCAGGAAGGTGCGGCGATTGAATGGCGTCATGGTTCTTGTGTTCGGCGGTGTGGGGTGACCGGCTGCATTCGCGCGGTCAAGGTGCGCAGTCGAGCTTCGAGTTCGGGCGCGGCGCGTCACCCCCTGCTTGCGCGCAGTCGCCGGGCATGGGCGCCGCGACGATCGGCGCCTGCCTGGTCGCGGCGCCGTCGCCGGACGCGGCGGGAGCGACCGGCAACATCGCGGCCAGGGCCGGGCTGCCACCGCCGCCATCGCCACCACCGCCGCATCCGGCGATGAGAAGGCATGCGGCGCAGGCCGCGCCTGCTGCCCTCACGGCGCCAGGCAATCCGCTGAAGGAGAAGCTGGATGTCATCGTGTGTCCCCTCTCAGTTGATCGGCAGGGTGGACAGCGGCTTGTTCGACAGGAAGATCGACTGCAGCTCGGCATCGGTCAGCACGCGGTTCCACATCGCCAGGTCGCCGAAGTGGTGCTGGTACGTCGGTGCGGTTGCGCACTTTCCGGCGAAATACGGCGGTGTGACCGTGCCGTTGCACTTGTTCATCAGGAAGGTGCCGGTGCCGTCGTCGCCGATGCCCCATTGCGGATACGGCGAGAGCTTCGAGAGGTCGACGGTGCCCGTCGACTTGCCCACGGCCACGCGGTTGGTCGTGCTCGTCACCGGATCGAACACGTACATGTTCATGGTCTTGGCCACGCCGTCGACCGAGAAGGCGATGTACACCCAGCGGTTGACGGTGATCTGCGTGTAAGGGCTGGTCGGTCCGTCCGCACGCACGCCCCCGCCGGAACCGATGTTGAATGCCACGCCGCACTGGTTGCCCGAGCTGGCGAACAGGCCGATCGCGACGCCGGCGTTGCCGCCGCTGACGTAGCTCTTGTTCGAGATGATCGTCACGTTGTTCGTGGCCACGCACGAAGGCGTCTTGAACCAGAGCCCGATCGTGAACTGCGGCGCGGTGCCCGTGGAGATGTCGAAACCGCTGGCCGGCGTGAGCTTGTAGCCCTCGAGGCCATTGGTGTTGACGAAGTTCGTGTCCACCAGCAGGCCGTTGCTGCCAGCGAACGGCCCCGGCACGACGAGGCCGGCCGCGGCCGGAAGATCGCTGGCGGCCGGTCCCATCGTGCTGTGCGCCATCGCGTCGACCGGCGGCAGCGTGGCGCTGAACGGGTAATAGGAGACCAGCCCGTTCTTCAGCGTCGATGCCAGCGGCACCGGCGGAACATACGACACGGGCGGCGAAAGCGTGGCCTTGGACACGGCAGCCGCGCCTTCGCCGGCTTGCACCGTGTAGCTCAGCTGGTAC
Above is a window of Variovorax sp. PMC12 DNA encoding:
- a CDS encoding phosphocholine-specific phospholipase C is translated as MTPFNRRTFLRAAAASAALGPFPPAIQRALAIPANNATGTINDVEHVIILMQENRSFDHYYGTMPGVRGFSDRFTIPMATGKPVWIQQGTADAVQPFYLDATKGNALRVGGAHDWGDQQSAWDGGRMAAWPKAKNTKISMGYLQQSDLPFHWALANAFTICDAYHTSIHTGTFTNRMFLWSGTNGANVAGQACVTNANWGGLGPSTDGLTWTTYPERLQAAGVSWKVYNRPGNNSNNNQLVAFASYRAVDEQLRAQGSPNVAYSPALEAQSPLYKGFGNTMPDGGYLQAVADDIAAGTLPQVSWIVAPGAYSEHPSMSVPQQGAWYIQTLLDMLTANPDVWSKTVLIVNFDENDCFFDHMPPPAPPWRNTDGTYQGKSTVDIGKEYYTMPAPPGDSSQRTPDGKPFGAGVRLPMLVISPWSVGGWVNSQVFDHTSTLRFLEQRFGVRETNISPWRRTVFGDLMSCFDFRNPNAAKPALVTAPTKAQADATYTQQVASPGVPVPAVGSVPLPSQARAARPSRALPYHLHTSANVDLANGQAWLTFSNTGTQGAVFHVYDELNLSRYPRRYTVEAGKMISDAWAAVADNAGKYSLWVLGPNGYHRHFKGDLSTLSSGPNPEVRVCYDHDGNEIRLTIMNMGNAPAAVTVSSNAYRTDGPWTYTVAPGMQMEPSWKLAGTNSWYDFTLTMGDSFERRFAGRLETGKDGVSDPAMGVAAV
- a CDS encoding LysR substrate-binding domain-containing protein — protein: MSAARLRAFLAVAQHGSFSAAARAVGLSQPTLTTQVQALERQHNVVLFHRQGHRIELTDVGERLLPIARQIASLELDSYNLLHDSGDLQSGELKLGAVGPFHVIEMVDAYRKRYPRLDVSIRMGNSASVFKDLEEYAVDIGVLARFHETPGFSATPYARHALILFVHHEHPFANRGQIRLEELHGQPLLQRESGSSTRRVLDEVLQRAGIRPKLAMEIGSREAIREAAARGIGIGAVSEAEFIPDARLRIVRIEGDPAVTQTYLYCLQIRRESRVLASFFDVALKLRKGVFDTKP
- the phnD gene encoding phosphonate ABC transporter substrate-binding protein, giving the protein MKTLFRLRRRLIALVLSAGAAVPALAVQPLTIGLIPAEDSQAMIESSRQVLDSLQQQLGMPVKPFVATDYNGVIEALRSKKLDVAYLGPFSYVLANQVADVEAFAVAVTKKTGQSSYKSVIITRKDSGIAKTADLKGRTFAFVDPTSASGHLFPKSGLLQAGYDPETFFGRVIFSGSHDASILAVANKKVDAASVADRILASAIAKGQVKQDELEIVWSSNPIPESPMVWRKDLDPALKAKIAKALANVKDLPWGDQGVLNGFQPTNDAAYNVVRDTAKVLKLDLRSMK
- a CDS encoding LysR substrate-binding domain-containing protein is translated as MTLNQIRAFIAVAHDGGFTAAARTLGMSHSTLNSQIQMLEREYGAELFYRRGRRVELSALGLEMLPLARRMIALEGDMSSLMDESGKLHRGSLKVGAVGPFHVTEMIEAYHALHPRIKLSVTLGNSEFVLSALDKYVSDVAVVASWLPDERYHIQLYARYPVIVFVHVDHPFARRESITLKELSGQPMLMREPGSTTRKALEEALARQRVAVQIAMEIGSREALREAVARGLGVGTVSQSEYVPDPRLRPVRIEGDVVSTHIHVCCLRERRDSRLISSFFEAIEARPLRG